The Verrucomicrobium spinosum DSM 4136 = JCM 18804 DNA segment ATCGAGGTCGGGCACATCACTGCTTGTTTGCAGCCAGTGCTCAACGTGCCCGGTCGTGAATTCCGACCGCACCGCATCCACAAAGACCTGGGCCGCCACCGCGGAGTCCACCTCAGGCAGCTGCTGGGTCATTTCCAGGAATCTCACGGCCTGCCCTTCCTCTTTGCCAAACTCGTCCGCGATGCGCTTGAGACGCTTAACCAGAGTAGCTTGGTCAAAAATCGCTTCCACGTTCACCGTGCCATCAGGCATGCGAGGCAGCGGGACGGGATGCCGACCTGGCCCAACAGCGGACAACTCCGCCGATTCTGCCCGCTTGCCCAGCCCGCTGAACAGACGCTTCACCCCCTCAAATTTGGAGGCAATCTGCGATTTGACGGTCTTTTTAGGAGGCGGGGCGGGTGCCACCGTCACACTCATCCCCTCCAGCCGCCCTTCAGGAGCCGCCACCCGAGCCACGGTATCAACCGTCTTCGGAGGAGTGACCTTGGTGACGCTCATGACGCTGGGATGAAGAAGAGAGGCGGAAGAACTGGTCCGGGTCTGGATACGCACGTCCAGGGCCATCTGGCTGGCCTGAAACTTGGCTCCTTTCCTGTCCCTACTCTGTCCACCATCCCACATAGGGTTACACAGTTTGACGAAAACTTTTCACGGCTCAAAGAATTGCCTCAGTTCCCTGTGACGAGGGCCTGACGAGCCTTGAGCGCCTGGATGGTCTTGTCATCGATCCCCAACTCACGGCCCATCTCCTCGATGCGATCAGGACTCATCTTTGCAATCGCATCCAGCGTCTCTTTGGCCCCCTCTTTTACCCTATCCACCAGAGATTCTGGATCCGCGTCATCGCCGGCCGCCCGGGCGATGTGTTGCGCCGCTCTGTCGAAGAATGCCTCGTTGCCGGACAAGACATCGTCCAACGCCCCGCTTTCGTCTGATCCTCCCACATTTTGATCGATTCCCACAATCCCCAGTTCGGGGTGCTTGGGATCTATCATGAAGTTGGAGGAGTTGATCCCACCCCCGGTGCTGTATTCGCGTCCCGACACCAGTCCATGGAACGTGTCCGGCTCCTTGATGAAAGCCGCAAAGGCCAGCCACTTGCCAAATGACTTGGCCAGGTCCTGGCTGCTGGTTTTACCTGCCTTGCCGGCCTCATCCACCGTCTTGCCGTTCACATGCTCCATCACGATCACGGGATCATCATCGCCGCCGTTGCGATCCGGCATGGTCACCCCCTGATCCCGCATGCCTTGGGCGATCTGTGACTGTTCCTCTGAGGTGAGCAGGCGGGTCTCCGGAGCAGGCAACCCCAGTTCACGAGCCAGTTGGGCTCCATACACTTCACGGATGGCCCCAGTCTGGGACCCGCCTTTGATCACCACCGTGGAATCCTCCAGCTTCACAAAGCAGGCTCCCCCATTGCCCGAAGACATGGGCTTGAAGGATTTGGCCTTGCTGAAATCCATCTCCTTGAGCCCCTCTCCCAGCAGGGGGCCGCCATCGCCTTTCTTGCCGGTCCTGGCAGTCGGGGGTTCACCCACCGTGGCCTTGCGCTGCGTCAGCGATTTGAAGAACTGGCCGATCTCGCGAAAGAACTCCTTCACCTGCGCTTTGAAGCCCTTTTTGGGGGCAGTGGCACCTTGGGTCAGCGTCATCCCATCCAACTGGCCGACGTCGCCAGTCTGCCCGGTGGCTCCCAGCCCGCCCGTGGTGGAGATGTTATAGTTGTTGTTGTTTACGTTCATGGTGGTGTGATTCGGAAGCACCCGGGCCGCCTGTGCGCGTTGGCATCTGCGTGCACTGCCCCAGCTACCTTCTGTCCACCGGCAGGTGTGAGTTACATCGGGAAAGAGACCGTCCCCGTTTGCCTCCACAAACCGGTGTGGCAGAATCGTGACATGCACCAGCCGGTTGATCCAGTAGAATCCCGGACCATGAACACCAAGGCCCGGGATCGGGTGAATGACCTTCTGTCGGAGTTTGGCGTCTCAAGAGGCCTGATGGGAGCGAGACTGGATGACTCGGGCATTTGCGCCTTCGAATACCAGGAACTGCTGGACATCGTGCTGGAACTGTCTTCTGACGGGGCCACCCTTCACTTCTACAGCAGGCTCTGCGAGCTGCCCACACAGGAGCGCGAAGCGTTCCTCACGGAACTGCTGGAACGCAACCTCCTCTGCGCCCAGACCAACGGCGCCACCCTGGCGGTGGATGCGCGGGAGAACCAGGTCGTTCTCTGCTTCAACCAGCCGGTCGATTCCCTGGATCCCGCCACCTTCTCCACACTGATGGAAAATTTCCTCGATACCGCGCTCAAAGTCCGGAATGATCTGGAAGGTGTAAGCGAGCCGTCGCTGGCCGCAGCCCCGCACGCCGAGCATGACCGCATGCTCTCCTTCGGCATGCGCATCTGACCGTGCGAATGGAGCGGGCAGGGAGGCCCGACTGCCGGACCTCCCTCATGGCCCCCAGGCCAGGCTCACCCTACGCGGAACAGCTCCGGGCTCCCCACACTCGGGATCTGGTGCCCACTCTCCTCGAACTTGCCGAGGAACTCCTTCACTGTGGATTGCCCCAGCGAGATCTTCTCAAAGTGCGGGCCGTACTCCCGGCAGGCAAACTCCAGCGCCTGCACCGCCTCGATCACAACGCTCTCCGGCACCGCACGAGAATCAGACGCCAGGCAGTAGCGGAGAAACACCGCACCATCCTCCTCACTCACGCCAAAGGCCCCCAGCGGGAGGAGGCGGTTCACATAGTTGCACAGGCGCATGGACTCCAGCAACGTCTCGGCCGGGAAGCTGAAGGGCAGAATCAGCATGAACTGCGTGATCACCGCCTCCTCAGCATCCGTCTCATCGCCGAAGGCCTCCATCACATCATTGATGAAGTAGATCTCCAGGCCGTACTCGAGCTCCGGCCGGGCGTCCTCCACATCCAGAGTGAGATAGAGCCGCTCATATATCCCGTCCTCCTGCACGGGTTTCAGATCAACGTAATATTCCAGGTCTGCCAGGGGGCCTGCCAGCGCCGCCAGCGGGGATTGGGTTTGTTCAGTCATGAGATGGAGTTGAGGTGGTAAAACTAGCGATTCATTGAGATAACTTCCTCGCAGCCGGCCATCAGGCGAGCTTCAGCTTCTTGGTGAGGAACTTGATGGAGTCCGACGAGCTGCTGTCGCGGAACATGTCCAGCGCCTCGGCCTTGTTGAGGCTCAGCCCCAGCGTGCTCATCAGCCCCACGGCGGTGCCCACCGGCCGCTCATCCTTCTTCGCGGTCAGGTAGTCTTCCATGTCCTGCTCGGTGGGGTCGGTGATGCCCTTCTGCGCGAAGTGCTCCGCCAGTTCTTCCTTGAACCGATGGTAGAGCGAGGCCGTGGCCACCCCGCTGTCCCTCGCCAGCAGTTTGCTGGAGGCGTAGGCCTGCACCTCCGCGACCGTGAAGTCGGAGGCCTTGGCCGTGATGCCCTGCGCCTTCAGCGCCTTGATCATCTTGTCCGTCACCCGCGTCATGGCCTTGGCATCCTTGCCTTCCAAACCCAGGTCGGAGATCTTTTTGGCCCCGTCCTGGCCATTCAGGTTCTTCAGCGTCGTCTGCAGCGCGTCTTTGATGCCCTTGCTGTTGAGGTGTCTCGCCAGCTTGTAGATGCCGTATCCGATCGCCGCCAGGGCCGCTCCGCCCGCCAGAGCCCAACCAATCGGAGTGGCAATCACCACTCCCGCTGCCGTTGCAGACACTGCTCCAGCCGTCACGGCAATGGCCACCGCTCCCGCCGTCGCTGTACCCACACCGCCCAGTGCGCCAAAGAAGTTCTTCGTGGCGCTCAGGCCCTTGTCCACGGACTGCTTCTTCTGCTTCAGACGCAGACGCTCTGCAATCGCCAGCAACTCCACATCATCCTGCTTGATGACATCCGTTCGGCTAAGCGCATCGGTGGACTTTTTCTTCAGGGCCAGAAACGCCCGGTTGTCTGTCACGTCATTGTAGAACTCGTAACTGTTCACTGCCACGGTGAGCGGTCCCACCACCACGCCGGTGACGCCACCGGCGAGCTTGAACCCTTCACTCACCACCTGGGTGCCGGCAGAGCTGATGGTCCCGATGTCCAGGACCGCCTTTTGACCATCCCAGAGGGACTTCACCATCTTGGCACGCTCCAGACCCACGTTGTCGTTGTAGCTGGTGAGATCCTTCTCTGCCACCCGGCCTTTCATGCGTCCGGTGGTGGTGTTCTTGGTCAGGGCATCATCCACCGTCTTCAGCAGATCATTGCATTCAGTGAGTTTTTCCTGCAACCCGTCCAGTTTGGTCTGTCGCGCATCCACCTTCTTGCTGCACGTCTCCCGTCTGGCAGCCAGGTCATCGCGTTGCCCCTGAAGGTCATCGAGCCTGCCTTGCAGTTCCACGCCCTGCTCCATCAGGAAGTCCTCCCCGTAGCCACGGGCGCGCATCAACTGGACGTTCTCATGAATGCCCTTGAGCTTGCCTTTGATGAGGTTGATCTCCGCATCCTTGAGCTGGAGATCCCGGTCCAGGCTCTTGAGCTGGGTGGTGGCGGTCTTCACCAGGCTCTTGGCCTTGTCCACATGCCCCTCCAACTTGCCCTTGATCTTCAGCACATCGCTGCGGACACCTCGCAAGTTCGCCTCCTCCTGCTTCATCTTCCCGGGTGAGAACTCCTTCACGACTTCCAGATCACTCTTGGCTTTGTCGATCTTCACCTTCGCTAGATACAGATCAGAGACGGTCTCCACGATCTGGGCCCCGGCACCGATCCCACCGGTGATCTTGGAGACATCGTGACCGCTGCCGCCGATGTACTTGGCCCCATCCCCGCCGGCCTTGATCGCCTTGCCGGTGTTCTTGAAGACGGACTTGAACTCCTTGAGGAACTTCTGGAAACGCGACTGCGTGTCCTTGCTCTTTTCCTTCAACACCTTGTCGCGCTCCGGGCCACTGGACGGCGGGCTGTCAAACTTGGCCTGCTTCGCGGCGCGTGCGTCCAGCGTCTTCTGCATGCGGGCCCGGCCCTTGTCAGACACCTTCAGTCCCTGCGTCTTGTAGGATGTAGGGGCCGTGCTCCGCATGTCCGTGGGCGGCACCTGCCCTTTGGGCTTGGGCGGTTCCACCTCCTGCAAGCCACCGCCGGATGGGTCGGGTGGGGCCAGGTGGGGCAGTGATTGTACGGAAGACTGTCTGGAGATCGTCGAGGTTTGGTCCATGGCAACAGCTGGTGGTTCCACCAAACTATGCCCGGCTACCCTCCACGCTTACACTCCGCGATGTGACAATTGCGTTGCGCGACCGACTTGCTGTAACTCAGCGAAGTTCTTTCCACTCCTGCACCCACCGCAGCACCTCGGCCATGGGCTCGATAAGGTCACTGGGCACGAAGCGGTCAATGTCCACATTCTCATAGAGCGCCCTCGCCAGCGGGACATGCTGCATGACGGGGATGCCCTCCTCACGGGCCACTTCCACCATGCGTCTGGCCACATGGTCTTCACCCTTCGCCAGCACCCTCGGCATCTTGTCATCGTTCTCGTCGTAGTAGATGGCGATGGCCAGGTGCGTGGGATTGGTCACCACCACTGAAGCTTTGCGGGTCCGTCCCATGGTGTCGCTTTGAGCTGCCTCCTGGGCGAGTTGTTTGCGCTTGCCTTTGATTTCAGGATTGCCTTCGCTCTCCTTGTACTCGCGTTTGACCTCGTCCTTCGACATCTTCAGCTGCTTGATGTGCTGATATTTTTGGAAAAAGAAGTCGGCTGCCGCGATGATGATGTACGCCATGACCACATTCATCGTCAGCGCCTTGATCATCGGCTGCAACGCCGTAAGCACCGACTCCTCCCCGCCATAGGGCAGCCGCGTCAGCGGGTCCAGGCTCGCCTTCGTGACGTAGTAGATGATGATCCCGATCACCCCTACCTTGATGGTGGATTTCAGCAACTCCACCAGGCTCTTCATCGAAAAGATCTGCTTGGCTTTGTCCATAGGGTTGAGCTTTTTCAGCTCAGGCTTGAGAGGCTCAAAGGTGAGCATGAACCCAATCTGGCCAAACCCCGCCGCCAGGCCCACCACCATCACCACCATGAGGATGGGCAGGGACATGAGCAGGACCTTCCGGCCAATCGCCAGCATGAGCTCCATGGAGCCCTGCTGGAACGGCTTGTCGTAATACTGGACCGGCAGCAGGATGAGTTCCTTCGCCTGCTCCACCATGGAGGGCCACATGATCCCGATCGTGACAAAGCTCGCGATGGTCAGGGCCGCGGTGCCCACATCCTGACTCTTCGCGACCTGACCCTTTTTGCGGGCGTCGCGAAGCTTCTTCGGGGTTGGTGGCTCGTTCTTCTCGCTCACTCAAAGATCTTGTTATAGAACACCCGGATCTGGCCCGGCGTGGGGAACTCATTGCGCAGGAAGCCCACCAGGAACACGAGATAGAAGATGATCAAGACGGCAGCGATGCCGCTCTTCACCGGCATGGCCAGAAAGAACACATTCAACTGGGGGCTGAACCGGTTCATCAATCCCATGCCAAATTCCGCAATGAACATGGCAATGACCAGCGGCGCCGCAAAGGTGACGATCAATCCCATCATCTTGTCCAGCACATGCAGGAACACGACAGGGAAAGCGGGCTCCATCTTGGGGAACCAGGAGAACACCGGCCAGTGCACATAGCTGTCATACATGATGGTGAGAAAGGCCATGAAGCCGCCTCCCACAAAGAAGAAGACGCCAATGATGCGGGCAAACAACAAGCCAAAGGGCGAGGTGCTTTCGCCAGACATGGGGTCAAACATCTCCGCCATGGAACTGCCGCGCTGGTTGTCGATGAAGAAGCCCGTTCCCTCGGCAATCCAGAAGGCCATCCCGGTCACAAACCCCAGCAGCATGCCAATGGCCACCTCCTTCGTCAGCACGCCGATGAGGTAGAGCATGTCGGGGTTGTCCGGCACACCAGAATAGTGCACCATGGGGATGGCCAGCGTCGTCAGGCTGATGATGACCACCTGCCGGGCAATGCCAGTGATGAACTGCTGGGCAAAAAACGGCGACACCGAGAGCGCCGCCATCATCCGGGGCAGGGTGAAGGCGACCGTCAGCAGGATGTCCCGGTGCGCTATCAGGTCGAAGGTCACCTTCGGAGAGTCGGAAAGGTGTCAAAGATGTGCGTGGTGAAGTTGATCACCTCCGCGCCCGTCCAAGAGGCGGTGGCGATGATGACCACCGTCACGACAATGAGCTTCACCGCAAAGGACAACGTCTGCTCCTGCACCTGGGTGAGGGCCTGAAAAAGGCTCACGACCACCCCCACCACCGTGGCCACCACGATGGGAGGGAGGGAAAGGATCAGCACCAGAATCAGCGCCTTGTTGGTAATGTCGATAATGTAGGCTTGATTCATGACAAGCAGGGGTGCACGCCTCTCACCCGCCGGGCATGGCGTAGGTGATGACTAGTCCGTGGATCAGCCGCGCCCAACCGTCCACCAGGACGAAGAGCAGGAGCTTGAACGGAAGGGAGATGGTCATGGGTGACACCATCATCATCCCCATGGCCAGCAAAATGTTGGAGACGATAAGGTCAATGGCGATGAAGGGCAGGTAGAGCAGGAATCCAATCTGGAAGGCAGCCGTCAGCTCGCTCACCGTAAATGCGGGGATGAGGACGAAGAAGTCATCCTTGTCGATCTTCACCTGAGCCTTGTCGCCCCAGAGCCGGCGGGCGGTATCGAGGAAGAACGCCTTTTCCCGGTCGGCCGTATGGTAGGCCAGGAACTTTCGTATGGGCGTGCTGCTCCGGTCCATGATGCCCTTGATGCTCTCCACGCTTAAATTCTTCAGATCCTCCTTTTCCAGGTTGGCGAAGGTTTGCTGGCCGATCGGGGCCATGATGTAGATCGTGAGGATCACCGCGATGCCGTTGAGCACCATGTTGGGCGGGATCTGCTGCACGCCCAGGGCATTGCGCACCAGGCTGAGCACGACCACCAGTTTCACATAGGAGGTGACCATCACCGCCAGGAACGGGATCAGTGCCAGCACAGAGGCCAGCACGATCAACGTGAGCGGATCTGGCATCTGCAGGTTGTTCATACCTTGGCCAGCTCCGTGATGCGTACTCCGATGCGGTTGCCGATGTCCAGCAGCTCACCCTTGCCGATGGCGCGACCGTTGGCACAGATCGTCACCGCCTGGCTGGCAGGTGTGGGGAGTTCGATGCAAGCCCCCGGAGCCAGGCTGCGCAGTTGCTCGAGCGTGGCGGCGTGCGTCCCCACCAGGAAGGTGAGTTCGACTTCAAGCTGGTCCACCAAGGCCAGGGGCTCGGTGGCGGCGGGTGTTGGGGCGGGATCGCTCATGATGAATTGTTGAATCGTCAGTTTTTTGTCCTGCCAGGTGGCAGCGGCATGGCGGCGGCCGGAAATCAGCACCTCACAGGCACCTTGGACTCGCCAGCCCTGCAAGTCTGCCAGCACGGCATCCGCCTGGCGCAGTTCACGGAATTCCTGTTGCGAAAGGGTGACGCGCCCCGCAACAAAGGACAAAAGAAATGGGAGCGCATCCATGCTCCTCACCGGCTGGGCCGGTACGCGGGTCATGAGCTGGGCCAGATGTTCCAGAGCCGCGTCATCCCCTTTCAGTGTGCCGCGGATCCAACCAGGATCCCCGTCTTTCTCCACCACGAAGGTGAGGGATTCCGCCTGCGCCTTGACAGGAGCACCAGCGGGCAACAGCGCTGCCAGCACCACATCCACGCCTTTGCTTTTGAGCTGATTCAGCCCCATCTCGAATGCCGCCGCCAACACGCCACAAGCAAGCTCGGCAGGCAACACTTCCAGATCCAGGCCGGCCAGGGCAGCCGAGAGCGCCGACACATCCGGCAGGCGCTCCAGTTGCACCTGGAATTCATGCCCGTCCACAATCACTCGGGCGACCCGCGCAGCCGGGCTCAAACCTCTGACGGCGGAAAACTTCAGCGTGGCCGCTTGCCCGTTCCAGGCAAAGGCCACTGGCCGGTTGCTCCCGGCAATAGCCTGAATGGTCCGCGCGAACAAGGGGCGGACTTTTTCCAGGGCCAGGGGCTGAAGGTCAACTTCAGTGCCGGTTATCTCCAAGGGCATTCGGGCGGACATCAATCAAGAGAGTGTTGAGGAAGGCGGACGGAAGCAGGCGGGGAGTGAAGAACACCTGCTGCCTCAGATCAGGCGGACGCTTCCTCCTGCTGTTGCTGCTGCTGGCGGGCCTGATCCCACGGAGTATTGCGCTCACGAGAGCGACCATCAGCCGGGGCATCGCCCGAAGAGTTCACAGTGACCACTGATGGCGCAGATTGAAGCAACCGCTCATCCAGGCGTTGCGAGAGCATGACGATGCTTCCCTCCAGCCAGCGCACTGAATCCGCCCGGGTGGAGACGAACTCCACCATCACGCGCCCGTCCTCTCTCCAGACCCTGGCCTCCGTACCAGGCAGAATGCCCTCCTGGAACTTGATTCTCACCTCCTGGTTCTGCCCTGACAGCGGATCCGTCACGAGCACGCGATCCACCATGGTGTTCATCAGGTTTTCAATCTGGGCCACCCGTTCGGCCATGGGGCTGGCAGGCTCCGCAACCACTGTCGGTGCCGGGGCGGACACTCCGCTGGATTGCGAAAAGAAACTGTCCAGGATGGCTGAGCCGAGCGTGTCGGGTTTGACCTCCACTCCCCCAGCTTCCGCCGGAGCATCGGCCACCACCACGGGCGGAGCGGCACCTTCCCCGCTCTTCACCATGGATTTCAAAGCTTGGGCAGCATACACAGTCACATTCCCGCTCTCAGGAACGGTTCCAGGAAGAACGGGGGCGGAAAACTGCGACTGGCGTCCCGTGTCGGCAACGGTTGCCTGGCCGCCTTTGTCATCAGTGCTCACCCCCGTTGCAGGCAGAGGCACTCCCGGAAGGGCCACACCTTCCAGAATGGACCAGTCCGGCCCTTTCTGATCGTCGTCAGCGAACCCTTCGTCCGTACCACCACCGGAGCCAGAAGGCCTCTCCAGAAGCGCCTTCAAGATTTCCAGGGCAGACGGATCACTCGTCTCGGCCACAATCTCACCCGCCGGGCTTTCGGTCACCGGGTTGGAATGGGATGCGGAGTTAATTGTATTCATGGTTTTGACTCCCGGTTAAATTGAAGAGCGCTGATTTGGGGGATGTGAAATCTTCCATCTCCAGGTCGGCGAGGCGCTCCTCTTCCAGCGCCTGCTCCCGCCGCCAGAGCTGGCGGTGTTCCACGAGTTTTTCCAGTTCCTGGGTGGCTTTGATGTGGGCTTTGCGGGCCTCTTCCAGCAGTTCCTTCGCACGATCAAGGTCGGCCTCCGCCTTGCGGAGCAAGTCCATGTAGTCCAGCTCCTTCTCACGCATGCCGGCAATCTCAAGTCGCAGGTCCGTGATGTCGCCCAACTTCACCGGCTTCAGCATGATAGAGTCCATCAGCCGCCGTTCCTCCACCACCCGCCACACTTTGTAGTCATCCAGTTCCTTCTGGCGCTTCTCCACCAGCTTCTCCGCCTCCGCCACAACCCGCCGGGCCGCCGTCACAGCCTTGCTCGCCTTGTCCTCGCGATGTTCGCGGACAAAGATGAGATCCTGCAGGAGGTAGCGGGCCATGGGGTTGAGGTGAAAGAGGATGGAGTGCCCGTGCTAGCGGGCCAGTTGCATCATCGCCTGAAGGGTTTGTTCAAAGGTGCTCTGCTCACGCAGACCTTGTTTCAAGAAATTGTTGATCGCATCCACCTTGGCAATCGCCTCGTCAGAAGAAGCGTCGCTGCCCTTCTTGTACTCACCGATCCGCACCAGAAGCTCCACCTCCTGATACTTCGCGAGCAGGTTGCGCAGCTTGCCCGCCGCCCGCTGGTGATCAGGGGTTGCGATCGCGGTCATCAACCGGCTCACACTCGCGAGGACGTCGATCGCAGGATAGTGGTTCGCGGAGCCAAGCTTGCGGGAAAGGATGATGTGTCCGTCCAGAATGGAACGCGTTTCATCTGCGACGGGTTCCGTCATGTCATCCCCCTCCACCAGCACGGTGTACAAGGCGGTGATCGAGCCATTCGCG contains these protein-coding regions:
- a CDS encoding CesT family type III secretion system chaperone, which produces MNTKARDRVNDLLSEFGVSRGLMGARLDDSGICAFEYQELLDIVLELSSDGATLHFYSRLCELPTQEREAFLTELLERNLLCAQTNGATLAVDARENQVVLCFNQPVDSLDPATFSTLMENFLDTALKVRNDLEGVSEPSLAAAPHAEHDRMLSFGMRI
- a CDS encoding YbjN domain-containing protein, whose amino-acid sequence is MTEQTQSPLAALAGPLADLEYYVDLKPVQEDGIYERLYLTLDVEDARPELEYGLEIYFINDVMEAFGDETDAEEAVITQFMLILPFSFPAETLLESMRLCNYVNRLLPLGAFGVSEEDGAVFLRYCLASDSRAVPESVVIEAVQALEFACREYGPHFEKISLGQSTVKEFLGKFEESGHQIPSVGSPELFRVG
- the sctU gene encoding type III secretion system export apparatus subunit SctU; this encodes MSEKNEPPTPKKLRDARKKGQVAKSQDVGTAALTIASFVTIGIMWPSMVEQAKELILLPVQYYDKPFQQGSMELMLAIGRKVLLMSLPILMVVMVVGLAAGFGQIGFMLTFEPLKPELKKLNPMDKAKQIFSMKSLVELLKSTIKVGVIGIIIYYVTKASLDPLTRLPYGGEESVLTALQPMIKALTMNVVMAYIIIAAADFFFQKYQHIKQLKMSKDEVKREYKESEGNPEIKGKRKQLAQEAAQSDTMGRTRKASVVVTNPTHLAIAIYYDENDDKMPRVLAKGEDHVARRMVEVAREEGIPVMQHVPLARALYENVDIDRFVPSDLIEPMAEVLRWVQEWKELR
- the sctT gene encoding type III secretion system export apparatus subunit SctT yields the protein MTFDLIAHRDILLTVAFTLPRMMAALSVSPFFAQQFITGIARQVVIISLTTLAIPMVHYSGVPDNPDMLYLIGVLTKEVAIGMLLGFVTGMAFWIAEGTGFFIDNQRGSSMAEMFDPMSGESTSPFGLLFARIIGVFFFVGGGFMAFLTIMYDSYVHWPVFSWFPKMEPAFPVVFLHVLDKMMGLIVTFAAPLVIAMFIAEFGMGLMNRFSPQLNVFFLAMPVKSGIAAVLIIFYLVFLVGFLRNEFPTPGQIRVFYNKIFE
- the sctS gene encoding type III secretion system export apparatus subunit SctS, whose protein sequence is MNQAYIIDITNKALILVLILSLPPIVVATVVGVVVSLFQALTQVQEQTLSFAVKLIVVTVVIIATASWTGAEVINFTTHIFDTFPTLRR
- the sctR gene encoding type III secretion system export apparatus subunit SctR, whose product is MNNLQMPDPLTLIVLASVLALIPFLAVMVTSYVKLVVVLSLVRNALGVQQIPPNMVLNGIAVILTIYIMAPIGQQTFANLEKEDLKNLSVESIKGIMDRSSTPIRKFLAYHTADREKAFFLDTARRLWGDKAQVKIDKDDFFVLIPAFTVSELTAAFQIGFLLYLPFIAIDLIVSNILLAMGMMMVSPMTISLPFKLLLFVLVDGWARLIHGLVITYAMPGG
- the sctQ gene encoding type III secretion system cytoplasmic ring protein SctQ, which produces MPLEITGTEVDLQPLALEKVRPLFARTIQAIAGSNRPVAFAWNGQAATLKFSAVRGLSPAARVARVIVDGHEFQVQLERLPDVSALSAALAGLDLEVLPAELACGVLAAAFEMGLNQLKSKGVDVVLAALLPAGAPVKAQAESLTFVVEKDGDPGWIRGTLKGDDAALEHLAQLMTRVPAQPVRSMDALPFLLSFVAGRVTLSQQEFRELRQADAVLADLQGWRVQGACEVLISGRRHAAATWQDKKLTIQQFIMSDPAPTPAATEPLALVDQLEVELTFLVGTHAATLEQLRSLAPGACIELPTPASQAVTICANGRAIGKGELLDIGNRIGVRITELAKV
- a CDS encoding type III secretion protein codes for the protein MARYLLQDLIFVREHREDKASKAVTAARRVVAEAEKLVEKRQKELDDYKVWRVVEERRLMDSIMLKPVKLGDITDLRLEIAGMREKELDYMDLLRKAEADLDRAKELLEEARKAHIKATQELEKLVEHRQLWRREQALEEERLADLEMEDFTSPKSALFNLTGSQNHEYN